Proteins found in one Methylobacter sp. S3L5C genomic segment:
- a CDS encoding P-II family nitrogen regulator → MKEIRAFIQPHKLSHVTMALLEVPGFPGMTVMDCDGFGRERTQHVQDYKPFLPKKRLEIFAPDNLVEIIFETIIQAAYSGQHGDGKVYIMDMLEGTRISTGERDADLG, encoded by the coding sequence ATGAAAGAAATACGTGCCTTTATTCAGCCTCACAAGCTTAGTCATGTCACCATGGCACTGCTTGAAGTCCCCGGATTTCCCGGTATGACGGTTATGGATTGTGATGGTTTTGGTCGTGAACGTACGCAACACGTTCAGGATTACAAGCCTTTTTTGCCTAAAAAACGCCTTGAAATTTTCGCCCCGGACAATTTGGTGGAAATTATTTTTGAAACTATCATACAGGCTGCCTATAGCGGACAGCATGGTGACGGCAAAGTCTATATCATGGATATGCTTGAAGGCACGCGTATCAGTACCGGTGAAAGGGATGCTGATTTGGGGTAG
- a CDS encoding efflux RND transporter permease subunit, translating to MIEHIIAFCLQQRLMVIGATLAIAISGIIAFEHLPVQAFPDVQNVFVQVVTQYPGQAPEEVEKLISLPIERVMNGLPHLMSMRSVSIFGLSVVTLTFEDSAEDYFSRQQVLERLQNADIPDDSKPQLGPLSTGVGEILRYVVDAKNLPLIEQRALQDWVIEPKIRTVQGVADVVSYGGGVKEYKVTAKPDRLKNYNLDLKQVFDAIAANNNNTGGGYIEYGDEALVVRSIGLLKSAAEIGEIVITTVDGVPVRIKDVAEIGVGPQPRTGIVGMNQRDDVVEGIVLLIKGRDAVNVLGGVKQKIKELNDFGLPPGVKITPIYDRTELVGHTIRTVEHNMLEGAALIMIILLVFLRRFMAAFLVTLIIPLSLLFAFILVDLGGISANLISLGAIDFGIIVDSAVVLVEAVMVQVTLDLHRNVDIRHLRQTLLVTATEMGRPILFSKAIIIIAFLPIFTFQRVEEKIFSPMAYTLSFALVASMLFSLTFVPAMLTYLLGPKMAESHNPLVHAMEHHYRRLLEWVLKNARMVFISAIVALVLSFMSVKMIGTEFMPKLDEGNIWLTITLPTPVSLTTAKDFERKVREKLETFSEAKMVLTQLGRPEDGTDPKGFNNLEVLIDLNPKDTWRYKKKDQLVQAMDKELSIFPGILTNFSQVIQDNVEEAISGVKGEIAVKIFGSDLKTLQDRADQVTHILASIRGATDVAAEQQAGLAQVMVDIDRAKVSRYGINVADVEHVMEIGMGGKAASQFLEGERRFDITLRYEENARNSVAGLENLTVQTPGGLRIPLSELATININQGASRISREDNMRRIAIKCNLIDRDQGSFVAEAQQKVAAQVDLPPGYRIVWSGQFENQQRAMKRLAVIVPISLGLIFVLLFWAFMSIKNALLILMNVPFAMIGGILILLATGINLSVSAAVGFIALFGIAVQNGVILVSQLNKLRREGQSLHDAIVNGSVSRLRPVVMTAMMAMLGLFPAALSTSVGSETAKPFAVVIIGGLLTATLLTLTLLPALYRYFAEPDEL from the coding sequence ATGATTGAGCATATTATTGCGTTTTGCCTGCAACAGCGGTTAATGGTTATTGGTGCGACCTTGGCTATTGCCATTTCCGGGATTATTGCTTTTGAACATTTGCCGGTACAGGCTTTTCCTGACGTGCAAAATGTTTTTGTTCAGGTTGTAACCCAATATCCCGGTCAGGCACCTGAAGAAGTGGAAAAACTTATCTCATTGCCGATTGAGCGGGTGATGAACGGCTTGCCGCATTTGATGAGTATGCGTTCGGTTTCCATCTTTGGTCTGTCGGTAGTTACCCTGACTTTTGAAGACAGCGCCGAGGATTATTTCTCCCGGCAACAGGTGTTGGAGCGTTTGCAAAATGCCGATATTCCTGATGACAGTAAGCCTCAGTTGGGGCCTTTATCGACCGGTGTTGGCGAAATTTTGCGTTATGTCGTTGATGCCAAAAATTTACCGTTGATTGAGCAACGCGCCCTGCAAGATTGGGTGATTGAACCGAAGATTCGTACGGTTCAAGGGGTTGCCGATGTAGTGTCTTACGGTGGGGGTGTCAAGGAATACAAGGTGACTGCCAAACCTGATCGCCTGAAAAATTACAATCTGGATCTTAAACAAGTGTTTGATGCCATTGCCGCCAACAATAATAATACCGGCGGCGGCTACATTGAATACGGCGACGAAGCACTGGTGGTGAGAAGTATTGGTTTGTTAAAATCCGCCGCAGAAATTGGCGAGATTGTCATCACTACTGTTGATGGCGTACCGGTGCGAATCAAGGATGTTGCAGAGATTGGTGTCGGTCCGCAGCCGCGAACCGGTATCGTTGGCATGAACCAACGCGATGATGTGGTCGAAGGTATTGTCTTGCTGATTAAAGGCCGTGATGCCGTCAATGTGCTGGGCGGTGTTAAACAGAAAATCAAGGAACTCAACGACTTTGGCCTGCCGCCAGGCGTTAAAATCACCCCTATTTACGATCGGACTGAACTGGTCGGTCATACCATCCGCACTGTTGAGCACAATATGCTCGAAGGTGCTGCACTGATTATGATTATCCTGTTGGTGTTCTTGCGACGTTTTATGGCGGCATTTTTGGTAACGTTGATTATTCCGTTATCACTGCTGTTCGCTTTTATTCTGGTTGATCTTGGCGGTATTTCTGCCAACCTGATTTCTCTGGGGGCAATAGATTTCGGGATTATTGTCGATAGCGCCGTGGTATTGGTTGAGGCGGTCATGGTGCAGGTGACCCTGGATTTGCATCGCAATGTTGATATTCGCCATCTGCGACAAACACTGCTGGTTACGGCCACGGAAATGGGGCGACCGATTTTATTTTCTAAAGCGATTATTATTATCGCTTTTTTACCGATTTTTACTTTTCAGCGGGTGGAAGAGAAAATTTTCTCGCCGATGGCTTATACCCTCAGTTTTGCCTTGGTGGCCTCCATGCTGTTCAGCCTGACTTTTGTGCCGGCGATGCTGACTTATTTATTGGGGCCGAAAATGGCTGAAAGCCATAATCCGTTGGTTCACGCCATGGAGCACCATTACCGTCGGCTTTTGGAATGGGTACTGAAAAATGCCCGCATGGTGTTTATTTCGGCAATCGTCGCGTTAGTGTTGAGTTTTATGTCGGTGAAAATGATCGGCACCGAATTTATGCCCAAGCTTGATGAAGGCAATATCTGGTTGACCATCACCTTGCCAACTCCGGTATCGCTGACGACAGCCAAAGACTTTGAACGCAAAGTGCGCGAAAAACTGGAAACATTTTCCGAAGCCAAAATGGTCTTGACGCAACTGGGTCGGCCGGAAGATGGTACTGATCCTAAAGGCTTCAATAATCTTGAAGTGTTGATTGATCTCAATCCTAAAGATACCTGGCGCTATAAGAAAAAAGATCAACTGGTGCAGGCGATGGATAAGGAACTATCGATCTTTCCGGGAATCCTTACCAACTTTTCGCAGGTCATTCAAGATAACGTTGAAGAAGCTATTTCCGGCGTCAAGGGCGAAATTGCGGTAAAAATATTTGGTAGCGATTTAAAAACCCTGCAAGATAGAGCCGATCAGGTTACCCATATTCTGGCCTCTATTCGTGGTGCTACCGATGTAGCCGCTGAGCAGCAAGCCGGTTTGGCGCAGGTCATGGTTGATATTGACCGTGCCAAGGTATCCCGTTATGGCATCAATGTTGCCGATGTCGAGCATGTCATGGAAATCGGCATGGGTGGCAAGGCGGCGTCGCAGTTTCTGGAAGGTGAGCGGCGTTTTGACATTACCCTGCGTTATGAAGAAAATGCCCGTAATTCGGTAGCGGGACTGGAAAATCTGACAGTGCAAACTCCGGGCGGTTTACGTATCCCCCTGTCGGAATTGGCGACGATTAACATCAATCAGGGTGCTTCCCGGATTAGTCGGGAAGACAACATGCGCCGAATTGCCATTAAATGTAATTTGATCGACCGCGATCAAGGTAGCTTTGTCGCCGAAGCCCAGCAAAAAGTGGCCGCTCAAGTCGATTTGCCGCCGGGTTACCGTATTGTCTGGAGCGGACAGTTTGAAAATCAGCAACGGGCCATGAAGCGATTGGCAGTTATCGTACCGATCAGTTTGGGACTGATCTTTGTGTTATTGTTTTGGGCTTTTATGTCGATTAAAAATGCACTACTGATTCTTATGAATGTGCCCTTCGCAATGATCGGTGGTATCCTGATTTTGTTGGCGACCGGGATTAACCTTAGTGTCTCCGCAGCGGTCGGTTTTATTGCCTTATTTGGTATTGCCGTACAAAATGGCGTAATTTTGGTTTCGCAACTGAACAAGCTGCGAAGAGAAGGCCAGTCGCTACACGATGCCATAGTCAATGGCTCGGTCAGTCGTCTCAGACCTGTGGTAATGACGGCTATGATGGCCATGCTGGGGCTGTTTCCTGCCGCTCTTTCTACCAGTGTCGGTTCGGAAACGGCAAAACCTTTCGCCGTAGTGATTATTGGTGGCTTATTGACGGCCACTCTTTTAACCTTGACCTTGTTGCCGGCGTTGTATCGCTATTTTGCCGAACCTGACGAACTTTAA
- a CDS encoding efflux RND transporter periplasmic adaptor subunit: protein MPHQRKKQFLCGLLLAAVLTACSDSADKTQQVPQPPKVKGEVHLAPDSPKKAYVKVTSLSLTQHPLLEPLTGKISYNESVTSRISSPVAGRVIAIPVVLGTQIKAGSILLELDSPDVAAAEADYAKAQADLILRSKSFNRQQELYEGKAVAQKDLEQAQNDFNDARSEVRRAQDKLKNLHISAPQSDGRFALRSPVAGIVVERNVNPGIEVRPDREVPLFVVSDTKKLTLLMAVFEVNLAKIKLGQKLSITVPAYPNEIFPATVEYIGQVLDEKTRTVQVRCDLPNPDGRLLPGMYAAITVESNVEDTAIVIPLTAVFTEGDADFVFIAVDENHYQQRPVEIGLRLKDKAVITKGLQPGEKLVTEGALTLRAEEEVETGTDKP from the coding sequence ATGCCTCATCAAAGAAAAAAACAGTTTTTATGCGGGTTACTGTTAGCAGCAGTATTAACGGCTTGTTCCGATTCGGCTGACAAAACTCAGCAGGTTCCGCAACCGCCAAAAGTTAAGGGCGAGGTGCATTTGGCACCTGATTCACCGAAAAAAGCCTATGTTAAGGTCACCAGTTTGAGCTTGACACAGCATCCCTTGCTGGAGCCGTTGACCGGAAAAATAAGCTATAACGAAAGTGTCACTTCACGGATTAGCTCTCCCGTTGCCGGTCGCGTTATTGCCATACCGGTTGTCTTGGGGACTCAGATTAAGGCTGGATCAATATTGCTGGAACTGGATAGCCCGGATGTTGCTGCTGCCGAGGCTGATTATGCTAAGGCGCAAGCTGACTTGATCCTGCGTAGTAAAAGCTTTAATCGTCAGCAAGAGCTTTATGAGGGTAAAGCTGTTGCTCAAAAAGATCTGGAACAAGCGCAAAATGATTTTAATGATGCTCGTAGCGAAGTACGCCGCGCTCAAGATAAATTAAAGAACTTGCATATTAGCGCACCGCAAAGTGACGGTCGTTTTGCCCTGCGCTCGCCGGTTGCCGGCATCGTGGTTGAGCGTAATGTCAATCCTGGTATCGAAGTCCGTCCTGATCGTGAAGTCCCTTTATTTGTGGTATCGGACACTAAAAAGCTGACGCTGCTGATGGCCGTTTTTGAAGTTAATCTGGCTAAAATAAAGCTGGGCCAGAAATTATCTATTACAGTCCCGGCTTATCCAAACGAGATTTTTCCTGCAACGGTGGAATACATAGGCCAAGTATTGGATGAGAAGACTCGCACCGTTCAGGTACGGTGCGACCTGCCCAATCCGGATGGTCGTTTGTTACCCGGTATGTATGCTGCTATTACAGTAGAAAGTAATGTCGAGGATACGGCTATTGTGATTCCGTTAACCGCTGTTTTTACCGAAGGCGATGCGGATTTTGTGTTTATTGCTGTCGATGAAAATCACTATCAACAGCGCCCGGTTGAAATAGGTCTGCGCTTAAAGGATAAAGCGGTAATAACGAAAGGGCTTCAACCTGGCGAAAAGCTGGTGACGGAAGGTGCGCTAACGCTACGTGCCGAAGAAGAAGTTGAAACCGGTACTGATAAACCTTAA